Proteins from a genomic interval of Nitrospirota bacterium:
- a CDS encoding type II toxin-antitoxin system PemK/MazF family toxin: protein MNYKWGIFIADLNPVQGSEQKGTRPVIVVSDEDFNRLMPVVTILPITSLKEGRRVYPNEVLLKQGIGGLAQDSIILAHQIRTISKQRLKDSVWFINNHNILDAINNALKVHLNL from the coding sequence ATGAATTATAAATGGGGAATCTTTATCGCAGACCTTAATCCTGTTCAGGGCTCGGAACAGAAAGGGACAAGACCCGTTATAGTTGTCAGCGATGAAGATTTTAATAGACTTATGCCTGTAGTAACTATTTTGCCTATAACCTCATTAAAGGAAGGCAGGCGGGTTTATCCCAATGAAGTTTTACTAAAACAAGGGATTGGAGGTCTTGCTCAGGATTCTATTATCCTTGCACATCAAATAAGAACAATCTCAAAACAGAGGCTGAAAGATTCTGTTTGGTTTATTAATAACCACAACATTCTGGATGCAATAAATAACGCACTGAAAGTGCACTTGAATTTATGA